CCCTCCGCTGTTATTTATTTTCCCTCCACTATTTACCTTAGTTTTTTACCGAGATATATCCCACTAAATATTACAAtgtgtcttttttttatatatgaaacgTAAGAATAAAAGAGTAACACATGTCCTAAAACTATATGAGATATCGCTTTGAATACTTGGAAATCCCCTGTACATTATTTAAGAATCATTAcaacaatttatttttgtagCCGCATGTCATCACtacaatgattcttagaatatttagagaaataggttgatacatctaaatatataataaattttttattaaactaaccataaatttatgattaatgtttctcattatttccttaaataaaaattatcgaATTGCCTAATGTAACTACGGTATATaggacaattaatgatttttaataataaagatttgataaaaattagtatcTTCTATCgtatgtttgtttaattttaaactattaacataaattaaacaatcacattaaccatataaaaaaattatattttctgtatattttatattttggatttttgaaaacacttataaattactaaaatgttaaaagttttatattcaaattttgtgatcaatggtttaaaaattttgttatgacaagatacaaatgattataaaatcatataagtagaaagtctcatttaataagttttaagattaaaagatttatatatatatatatatatatatatatatatatatatatatattgttttaaattaaaatatatacaatttaaaaatacataaatattttaatttcaaaatttaatttgacaaatattttttttgtataaaatctttgaacaaatattaacaacttaatttttttaaaaaaaatatataaattaataaaactattaatcacacaatgaaaattttgttatcaataatttaacgtttttactataaaagatacaactgataaaaaacatatgagtaaaaaacattatataacagatattaatatttaaaatatactatatatgttaattttatttaaatttaattatacatcatattagatagaaaaaaatattgtttggattaattaaatttatttatatgtttgcaccaatttaattatatacgtaatagttaattttttaactattcaatatatatttattatttcataatatgtaaaatacataatacacaaaataatttatatatataatgttcattccgcgcaagacgcggatcttaacctaatttaatattatttactatttttagtagtacaaaataaataatcggATATCTAAACaggataaaattatttactgtTTCAGTACAACTTTGGCTATTGGTCGGTCATCACTCAACAGAGACCAATATGTTTTTAGCTGCCTAACAAAAACCAAGCatacaaacaaaattttaataatattagataCTCCATCCATTTCATAATACTTTTGATGTTTTGCCATCTtgcacaaagattaaaaaatttacatttttctaaaaaaatatttttaaatatataattttaaaaccaattaaccaattataaaaaaattgttaaatttaATTTGGTGAACAGCTTCctataaagttaaagttaaccttaaaacctcaaaacttcatgtaaattgaaacaaaacatctcatctaaaacatcatctatattgaaacagTGGAGTATGACATTAGGAGTAAGATGAATATTTTACAGCCTAACTATTACCGACCAGTAAAATCTATGGATGGACGTTCGGGTACCcaatcgggttcggttcagatctattcgggtttcaggttttcagattcaaagatttcagccccattcgggtatttctaaaatttggttcgggttcggttcggatcggatctttgcgggttcggttcgggttcggataactcatttaaattattttaaattcattatatactttaaatttttcaaaatctataaacaaaacaatatattacatataaatttgaataacatatatatgtcaaaGTACCTAAAATTatcatataaattggtttggtttgaatatttggattgagaatcaatagatattttaagtattgtTGGTATTTTGAGTAAtactttagctattttagatatgtacttttgactatttgtatatatttataagtatttggataacttaaaagttttctatatattttgatgttcttaatatatattaaatctaaaaataattgatatatataggtatataaatcaatttcgGATATAATTGGATAtccgaaatacttcggttcggatcgggttcggtttcgcttatttaaataccaaaattttgagcccattcgaatatttaatcaattctggttcgggttcgatacTACTTTTTTGGATCGGCTTCGGTTCGGTCTTTCGGATCCGGGTTTTTGGCCAGCCCTAGTAAAATCCTTAAAATTTGCAAAACTCAAAACAGAAGATCAGATTTTGACAATAATTAATTGATtcagatatatattataatatttagataaattatatttaagattcACAAATTTCAGTGACTTTACTTTTGTCCATcatggttagtttttttttttttgggctaaAAAATCATGGTTAGTTGGACAGGTACGTATCGTTTTCTCTAAATTATCCCTCCCTAACATCTAGACTGAACGAGTCAAAATTCCATATTGGAAATTTAAAAGAATGTTTTGAGTGAAATTGGGTTCAAGGTTCGTCGGGCAAACATCAAAGATCCATTTGAGATTCAGTTCGAGATACACATCATAACAAACATCAATAATCCGTGTGGTTGGTAATCAGGTATCACCACTTGCTTAATCTACTCATGCAAgagtttcaaagttttttttacaaatgaaTTATGTTTGAATTATGTTTGTGTGATCATAGTAAAACTACATAATTGAATGAGACATGttagtcttttttttaatttttttttgtcaacaaagtTTCATTATATTGAGTCCATTGGACaattacatttggtatcaaaCTTTTACAACAAAAGAGAAAGCTCATTTAAAACATTAGAAATAGCCCAAATGGAGAAACATCCAGAGAGTGCTCGTGCTACGGTTCTCTTTAACGCCACGTCTCTGCGACACGCGTCCTTCATGCGTTGGGCGGCAAACTTGGCCGCACCGCCGAACCAAACCACCACTTGCTTCCCGAAGACGCCTCTCGTGCTCTATCTCTCCTCCGTAAATATTCACCGTAAACAGCAAAGATGCTTCATACAGAGAACTCTGAAACCAAATATGAAAGCTTTCTACTTTCCACCGCGAAACTACGTGAGCAGAGAACCCTTCAATCACCGGAGTTGAACCAGAGGAAAACCAAATCAAGAGGAAGTGAGACTCTTGTCGGACCGCCATAAGACGCCAACTCTTCTGAATCTTCTTCACACATGATTTAGAGAATCCTATTAACTCGTCATGCCTTCCATCAGAGTTGCTTCGATTTATGCCATGAACGGCTAATCTGAAAACGAAGACTGATTCTCATTGTAGGGCTTCAGAGTGGGTGATGAAGAAAGGTCTACTAACCCAGTATCCAACGGAATATGGATTAAGAACTAAGCAGAAAGCAAAACAAAGATCTAAACTTTATCACACAATCCAAATAAACAGAgataaaagatataaattttaagaaaagcTCTGATTTGGATTGAAAAACACAACAAAAGACATCGCCTTGCGAAAGTAAAGTCGCCTATGCGAAGACTTATTCGATTCGTAGATcgaaatatttataaacaaaaaaaaaacaaaattaaaagatgGTAACCGGTGAAAACTTGTTTTTTAGAGAGAGGTGAgagcgaggagagagagagagtttattgGTAAACATGTTAGTCAAACCTGTGTAACTCAGTTTccataggtttttttttttttcagtttccaTAGGTTCTCATTctcatatacacaaataaataaattacgtAAAAAAGAACAATTAACAGTTTCACTGCTTTGGATAAAACTtttattctcttctttttttttggcaataaaacttttattttgtcTGTTTACAGAACTTTTATTCTGTCTTGAAGTAGATAAATACACGATTTTTAAGCCGACAGACTTTGTTCATCttgtacattttttttattttccacgTAGTTTCTTGATACATTCGCAGTACCGGCCTCCGGGCAGAAGCGGTGGAAGCATGTGTTTCCGGCGCACTTTAGATTATCTAAAATGTCGGCCATTTTTTGATTGAAATATCTAGTAGCGTGAATGGTTTATGGTTGTAATGCACTCAAAGGAGGTGGACGGTTCGATTCTTAATACTGGAATTTATATTTTGGTGTTTAGTTGTTAATTTATAGGCCCGTTTGCTTCCAGCCCAAATTTTATTCGGACCGGGCCTGTACATTCGTTGTATGACTTTTCATATCCTTTGACTCTATTTTACGTAAAAGACTTTTCGACTTCTTCCAGAATTTTCATCTCGTCTATTTTAATCTTCTTTATTACTTGGAGATTCACGAGATTGTTTGTTGCTGCATTCTATTCGGGTAAGAGATGTTTGAATGGTTATTGTTTATTGCTCCCCATAGATTAAATCTTTTTCTGAGGATCTTGCTTCTGCATAATTTATGTGGTGTACTGTTTAtggatcttttttttgttaagcatgtgaattttcattaagCTTGTTAATGATACAGGGAGATTACGAGAGTTTGATAGAATCAAATCCTAGGAATCTAAGAAGCTAATCAAAGCAAAAGTGTTAAGAGAGAGccacaaaaaaagtaaaaagactCCCTAAAACAAGTTAAGGTCTAGCCTAAGTCTCTCTAAAGACAAAGCTAAAGTTTGACAATAAGCTGTTTATGGATCTATAGGCTCTCTAATCGATATATTGTCTTTAAGCCAGCTCGTAGCATCATTCGGAGTATCtgagattttattttatagatcaTGTACTGATCAGCTTCTGTAGCTTATAGTTCCACGAGTTATGTTTTGAtttgctttttcttttattttgtgtatgaaATAATCATTTCGTTTGCAAGGTTTGATGACTAGCCGAAAAAACACGCATTGGTGTAATACTTGTAGACGAGGAATCCGTCTTCAAGGAGAAGACCTAAGAAGAGGAGGAGCTTGCATTCACTGCGGTAACACCTTTCTCGAAAGGCTCTGTGAGAATGTTGATCTAAACCCGTTTGATTTATTCGGTTTAGCCATTCAAGAATCTCGTAACCGTCGCGACAACAGAAGAAGATCGGTTCTTGAAAACCAATTGAGTTTTCAAGAGTTGTTTAACCGGCTCTCAGCACAAGACCGCCGTGGTCCACCTCCAGCCTCACTAACCGTGATCAACTCAATGCCAAAGATCAAGATCAGGAAGAAGCATCTCGGTTTGGATTCGTGTTGCCCGGTTTGCCAAGACCGGTTTGAAGTCGGGTCGTTTGCAAGAAAGATGCCGTGTAAACATATCTATCATTCTGAATGTATAGTCCCGTGGCTAGTCCAGCATAATTCTTGTCCAGTGTGTCGCAAAGAGCTGCCAGAAGACGGCAATAATGGTCGAAAAAATCCCTTCTTGTATCTGTGGCCGTTTACATCCTCTGGTGCGGCCTCAAACTATAATGGACCACCTTTTCATTGAGATGCTTGTGTAACAAATCACAATCCatgatatatgttttattttttttgtttaattagtgatttttaaaaattatatcgaTGTACAAAGGGTTTTGTAGCTCAGTACGATTTGTTGCTATATGTAATGCATAAATATTAAGTAATTTGTATCGAAAATTTGGAATCTGATAGAGTTTAGATATCTCTAACTCTCAGACTCTTCTTATTGATCACTCCAACACCAAGTACAAGCTAGAACACAGATTACAAGATGATAGACGAATAACTTTGAGCTGACTTCTGCTAAGCTCTCATGGCGGGCTTCACCTTCGTCACCGATCTCATGGCGATCGGGTCAAGATGGCTCATGGCGTCAATCTTCATACAACATCAAAGCATAACCTCCTTTCTTCATCTGGCTCGTTTCTTATACTTCGTATCTCCTCGTGAGCTGCTTCAGAACTCTGTAACCGCATACCCTCTGTAACAATCACAAGCTTTGCTTCACCCGTTTTCCTTAGCCACGTCGTAAGCTCCCCTGCCACGCCAGTCTTAAGATAATAGATGTCTATCAAAATCACTATGTTGGTTACTGCTAGTGTATAAGTATAACGAACATCAGTTTATTTTAATCGGTTTTCCTTCCCGGTATCagtgaaaactaattttcacTGTTTTCATGATTCCCGGTACCAGCTTCTTTGTATGTTATAACTTCTGAAATCGAAAGATTTGGATCTAAAGCCATATTCAGTCGCAGGCAGTGCCCAAACAAagtaaacactacaagaaaacacatgctttacgaagaaaaacaatcctcgtaaatttacgtcgattttacgaggaacttacgtggaaaactaaagtcatcgtaaTTTTCTCGTAATCAaaagtgtttcgtcgtaaagtggatgtaatttgacGAGTGTTTAaagaggaaaaactatttcctcgtaaatacgacgtaaactttgcgtgttatttacgaagaaatagtttacgtgtatttagcgagaaaattttgaatccaccaactttgtaggtgttacacgttttttttttgccacctaattaatttcgtcgtaaattcataggaaaattacaactaccagattcgaaatttcctataaatatggatgtttgaacatcattttaaacacaccaacaacaaaaaacgtgaaataaaaaaaatggctggctccggaactatttacgagttgcggaagtggatgtatatgcatagcgatgctaacggga
This region of Brassica napus cultivar Da-Ae chromosome C5, Da-Ae, whole genome shotgun sequence genomic DNA includes:
- the LOC106452713 gene encoding probable E3 ubiquitin-protein ligase RHC1A encodes the protein MTSRKNTHWCNTCRRGIRLQGEDLRRGGACIHCGNTFLERLCENVDLNPFDLFGLAIQESRNRRDNRRRSVLENQLSFQELFNRLSAQDRRGPPPASLTVINSMPKIKIRKKHLGLDSCCPVCQDRFEVGSFARKMPCKHIYHSECIVPWLVQHNSCPVCRKELPEDGNNGRKNPFLYLWPFTSSGAASNYNGPPFH